CATTAAACTGAAATCGGAACGTCCGATCACTTTTTTAtgattcaaatttttttgaagCCTAAAATCAGACAATCCGATTAGTGGAATAGCCCGCAAAAAAAAATGGGCCTCCTAGAAATCGGTAAGTCTGATTTCATTGTGCATCAAATTTTTGTCTTGTAGCGCTAAAATTGGTGGGTCCGATTTCTTTGGACAAAAAAAATTCACCATCTTTGCATAATATTGGTGGATCCGATTTCTTTGTACACAAACCTTCAACAACCACAAATCAAACGATCCGATTTGTGTCCTCTCTCACCTGCATAAAATTGGACCATCCAATTTCGTCTCGTCTACTAACTGTCGTTACGACAGTATAAAACTTCTCTAAATTCCATAACCCAACGTTACACCAAAGTTTTGTcaatatgtaaaataattagcCTGATCATGGATGTTGCAAATTCGCAAGATGTAACTCCCGATTCTCTCTGTAAATTTGCACTAGTCTTTGTACAGATACACTTAGAAAAATATCAATAATCATTATATATGAATTATATCATTTTGATTTAAATGTTATTAAACACTTACTGTTTTATTGTGTGgatattttaaattcaattcctacATTTTTTTTACTACGATAGAAAATTTGAACTCGTAATCTCTTAATTGAGTATGAGAAGATTATGTTATTTGAGCTAAAACTCAAACTCGCAACCTCTTAACTGAATATAGAGAGACTATGCTATTTGAACTATAACTCATCGACAATTAAATTTCTACACTTATATTCCTAAGAATTTGACGCAGAAATCCCAAATTTTTTGGATAACCAAAGTTCGATGACTTttatatttaacatttattaataCCACTGTGTATAATTTACATAACTATGAAGTATATATTATATggagaaaaatttaaaatgaaaaattggtaaaataaataaataaatacgaTCCTAAAAGATGGGAAAACATCCACATGAGGCCTTAGCTAAGCCGCTCATCAGTGCTCCCCGACGCCTAAGTGGCCGGACCAATTCCCAGCAACTCTCTCCTCCGTCGCTGCAGCCTTCCTCCGACGGAAACTTCGGCAATGGCGCGGGCTCATTCCGATCTTGCCTCATCTTAATGTCACTCAGATCCATTTGCAACGGAAACTTCACCGTTCCAAACATCCCGTTGTAACGCTTATTGGAGCTGCAGCTCTTCCGGCACCGCCTTTCCATGTAGGACGGTGATCTAAGCAGGGCGGTAAAGCCGTTGGTCCGTCCGGAGTTTTGCTTGGCCAAAGTCTCTGGTTTACTCAGCTCCGAATCCGGTCTGGTTTGACGAGTTATGACTTTGCCGCAAAAAACGACGTCGTTGGGAACGGTTGGGGAAACAGCTTTGGGGAACTCGAAGTTGGAGTGAGATGCAGGTCTAGTTTCAAGTAAATTCTGGTAACGTTCCATAATTTGTTAGTGGCTAATGGATTCacagtgaaaattcaaaattgtTTGAAGCAAGTTGTGGATGTTAGTTAATTGGGAGTGGAACACTCAGAGAAGTATTTATAATTGGTGGTGTGGTTCAACGATTATGATAcgtcattttttttctttttttttttaattattttgtgatataataataaattaatacaCGGAGAGTAAGAATTACTCTTCCCTTTGTAAGAACTAGACATTTTTTCTAGATAGAGATTATAGAGGAAGTTGACTGGGTAATCTTTTGTTGCCACGGTATTAGCACGGCTAGGGTTAGCTCAGTTATAAATAAACTAATTCTAGAAAGTAAGAAACAAAAGGGGATCCAGAAGAATTGTACTGTATTTCAAAATGGTTCTAGAATCCgtccaattatttatttaaaccAGCATTATTTCTTACTATCGTTTATTGACTCCAAGAAATATTGTCTTTAAGACTCCTTATATATGGAATATATTTATCattctttaattaatttatacttATATATGCTTTTTGTGATTTTAAGATATTGATAAGTTCAGGTGAATTTGACATTCGTAAACTCATCAAAATTAAGATATATATCTTCATGTTAATTACGTGTATAAAGATAATTATAATTGTGTTTCAACTTCCAAACCTCTATTGTCAATCATCTTTTGCTTTCTCATACTTATACTAAATATTGATTGATGTTATTTAGTTTGTACAATGGCATAAATGAACATAATATtgtttataaatattaaaaaaattagtgtatatttttataaataaattaaaaaatgttatacATAGTACTACCTAATCTCAGGCAACGTAAGTGCAACACAGCAACATGCTGTATATAAAGGAATCTAAATCTAAATtggtttttaaaataaaaaatgggaAAAGATTAAGAGTAaccatttttttaataaacaaaaaaactctttttctttaaacttctatttatttcttaaaaaaaaagtaaaataaaataagataaaaaaaattcattgttgcttagaaaagaaaagttgaGAAGGTGGTGAAGCCCATGCAGCATCGTGATCAGCATCTTCATCCATAACGTCTTCAACTTGTTTCTACACTCCCATAGAATACTGGTAGTAGACGCTTACGGAAGCGCATTTGCAAAAGCTACATGGCTTTTACAGCATAGGTAATTAGGTACTAATTTGCCCCAAAAGACTTGCCAATTAACACATGTAACACATTGACATGATAAAACCATGCAACATTCCATCTATCACCTTCCATTAAAAGATTCATTACTTATGAACGGCAAATATCAATACATAGTCACACAAAATGCTGACTATCGCCTTCCATTCAAGATATATTACTTACAGGTAATTTAAATGTTCTCGTTTTACAAAATTACATGAAAGGTGATACCATCAAAAGCATGGCCAATACTACTATTGCAATTCAAACCGATAAAAAACTCCGACCATAAGCGATTTATGAATCTATGTTAGCGGTACATTATATGGCCAATACCAACCAGGCACAAAACCAACCACCATATGGCTTAGCAGTACAAAGACTTCTAGATTTGTAAACTCAAATAGACAATGAACAATGCCTCGTTAATTTGGAGTCCAGCTACTAAGACTGACTCCAATATCAACATCTATGGTCATCGAACAAATTGTTGAACAATTCAAATGATAAGCATACTGCCTCTAGGCTTGATCTACTGTCCCATGTTAGGGGGAGGTGGAGGCATCCGGACACCCTGATTCTGCATTTGTTGGGATGGGAAACCTTGGGGTGGAGGTGGCATTGACGGCGGTCTAGAACCCATGTTGAAACCTCCTGATGTGCCACTGCCAACTGGGGGAGGGGGCGGGATAGATGGCATTCCACCAGGAGGTGCAGGTCTGGGACCATTTGCCATAGGAGGAGGGGGTGGCAATGATCCTGGCATTGGAGGTGGAGGGGCTCTAGGAGGATTTCCAATAGGTGCACCAGGAGGTAGCCCCtgtggaggaggaggaggtggtggtggAGCTTGAGGTGGCGGGGGCATGGGCCTTGGTGGAACACCAGGTGCTGCTGTACCATTGGCTGTAGATGGGGGCTGTGGTTTGTTTGCCTCTGGTGGCTTGGATTTAAAATACAATTGTAGCTGCATAAAAATATCAATTTCATCATCAATGACAGGTGACAAATCGAATATCAGTACATATTGTTAAAGCTCACGGGATCAGTACATATTGTTTCCTTGGCTTAACATACTATAGGTTCAGCTTCTAATTTTTCGTCCAAAAAAAGGGGTTCAGAAAGATATAATTAATTCAATGCTCCCAGATCACTTTCCCAATTCCCCAAGGAAGAGTATCAAATTATTCCCCAATTCCACGCAAAATATGtactttcataaaaaaaatgggGAAACAGGAGGAAAGTATACCGTGAACATCTTTGAATCTGGGTCCCAGTGTGAGAAAAATTTTGGTGTAGACTTATCAATCTCCGTGCTAGGGACCTGTAAATACAGATTAATcaacaaaaaatagaattttctCAATTCAGCACAAATGGATTAAGGCCCAATAAAAGTCACTATAATTTTTTTccttagaaaaaatataaaaaagacaAAAAGGGTAAACAAGAGCAGTCATTTACCTTGAAAGCAATGATTTCATATGGTTCAGCCGCAAATAAAAGATATTGATATCTTTTATCAAATGGTTGCACCCTCTGTGAAAAAATGTGATCAGAGAGAGAGAAAGTCATTTTAGACCATGCTTTCATTGAGGACAAAAGAATGCAAAACTTGGACTTCCTAACACAGAAAGATAGAGTGAACAAGCCAATAAAATGACACAGTCCCACCTGCTCATAAGAAGACATAAATCGGTGCCTTGGCTTTGTTAGGTCTTCAATCTCAGGATATTCAATCTGTATAAATCggaaaaataatcaattaagaAAGTTACGAGGGAGAAGGGAGACTGAAGAAGTGAAGATAACCTAAAAAAGACCTGGAAAAGCAGAGATCGTTGTTTTGTTTCTGGATCATATTGCTTTGTCACTCGATATCCAGGTCGACCAATCTTGACTgccaaaatataaaatatttccGAATTATATTCTTATGTTAAATAGGGTTTcttcttttataaaataaaaagattaaaaaaaaatcaaccacAAAGTAATATTGACAGCATCTTGCATCTCGCTTTGTATAAAACCACTCTCATGGTACGCAAGACACAAATCAGTTCAAATGGAATAATATCATCTCATTCATCATTATAATCACACAATTATGGAGAGCCACATTTGTGTTGTTTTCTAATATGTCCCATAATTCGATAACATATCATGTAGAAAATAATAAGTTGAAGTCCCACAAATAGGCATGGATACTAATCTCATATTCTGATCAAGCGCAAAATAGCTATAAAGAAAACCCCAAGTTGTGAAGTTATCCTGGTTCACTAGGTACGCCGAATTAGCATTCATAATCCATATAACCCACATCAAAATATGTAAATAAAATGTTTGGACCTATAAAATCAATTTGGAAACTACGGGCGGAGAATGATTTTTGAGCAGTCCACTCTTTATCTCTTACAAGAGAAGACCAGTAAGTTCTACCCAAGTAGATGTcaatgaaaaattgaaattttagaaGATATCTGAGGGAAAATTGACTGGTCTCTGAGACCAGAAATGTTAAAGAATCTTCTCCAGATTAAGATATCCCTAAGCTTCAGTCATCAAAACAGATAAATACTATTGTTAGTCCCTGTAAATATTGTTACCCCAAACATCTATTTGTATAACATCCCATCACACGAAATGATACTTTCATATGCTACATACAACCACAACCGCCAATGCAGAATGGAATGTACCCTTACGTTGAACCATGAAATTCAAGATAAATAAATCACAATTGTCACTGACACTTACAAATTAGTATTAGTATCATTTTCATGCCAGATATTTCATTTTAGCTATTATGTTCTTCTTTTCAAGAGAAAGGGTAGTCCCTAACATTGTGTCCTCGTATGCTCTCAACTCAATGAGTACTTATGTTGCTAACACAGACACTAATCTGATTGATAGATTGATACTTGTGACTAAACTAATGATATACTATTTTTATTGAGAATTagaattacaaaaaaataaaataaaaaaataaataaaaacctGTTTTGCGAACGGAAACTTTGCGCTTGTGAGGTTGAGGTTGAGCTGGAGCATCTTTAGCTTCACGAGCAGCACGCTTCGCCAAATTGGTTTGATGTCGTTTCCCCTGCGTATGGGCCAAGTAGTTCCCTTCATTATTGTGCAAAGTCAAGCAAAGCTTGCATTCGTAGCTGAAACAAAAATAAGCAATTCAATTTATTGAGAATCGTTCGCAACAGAGGAATATTTTCAGAGCTAGGGTTTTAGGGAAACTAGGGTTTTTGTTTACCTTCCGAGGTGATTGCGCATGAAATAAGGATCCTTGGCGAGATCAATGGTCTCAAGGGCAAGCCGCCGGAGACGCTCGCGGCGGTCGATGGCTTCGTTCTGAGCGGAGGCGGCGCCGCCGCTCCCTGGCTTGGAACCCCATTCTCGATCCATCTATGATGCTACTCAGCAGAGAGCGGGAATAAGGTAGTGAGGGAGGACGGTAATGGCGAAAGCAGCAAGGCGGTGAGGGCAGCCACGAAGGCAGCAatggaagagaagagagggaaaGTGAGTGACTGCAGTGATGGcagagaagagatgaagtgagATTTGAGATTGGGAGTGAGGCAAAGCTGAGACGAGAAATTGAGCTGAGAAAGAATCAGACAAAATGAGATTAGGTTTTTTTGTGGAAATATATCTGGGGCAACTTAGTAATTTCATTAtacctttttttgttttttaaagcAAGGAAAATTGTGGAGAACTATGGAGAGAAATTAACTTAAAGAGTAAAtggttaaattaatttttgaaaaaaaaaataatttgtttttaaaagatttttttaatttaatttattttttaaaaatttataggtagtcatgttagtttttttttttatcattttggttgttaagaatgttaaaatttgcTGATGTAGCATGCTAATTGATATCGCAACATATACATATTAGTCTTAATTAGTGAATAAtatgataaatttataaaattaaatcaaattaatctCAAATTGAATGATTCTAATGTCTCAaggtttttttaattaaatttttatttgatataatttcATGAACTTATCGTATTAATAGTCAATTGAGATTTCTAAATGTGTGTTGTGGTGTCATTTAACATGTTACATTagcaaattttaaattttaataccGTAAACAAAAAAGTGGAGGAAGAACCAACATGATTAACTTAAAATCGTTGAAGGATAATTttgactaaaattttttttcgaaaactaatTTAGAGAATAAGtaatctttcaagaacaaatttGACCATTTACTCAATAACTTAATAAGACTTAATCAACTTGGTAATTTTTATTACGTGGACaactataattttattattttattttctactaACAATCTCTAATAATTGTAGGAAGGGCCTGCTATATATACAAGTAAAAAGGCcgtacaagttttacaagttaTCAGTCCAAACTTTATTAACACGCGCATTAACTCATTTTGAATGGAGCGTAACTACACGCGCCCCACTCAAACGGTTcatcttcgtcttcttcttcttcttcttctcttcttctttttcttcttcgtcttcgtcttcttcttcctcctcctcctcctcctcctcctcctcctcctcttcttcttcttcttcttcttcttcgttttttttttcgattttcatggtttttgaaattcttcttcttcttcttgctgcacgttcttcttcctcttactcttcttcttcttctccttttctttcgtttctgcacgttcttcttcctcgtttttctcttcttcttcttcttcttcatttacgtcttttctctctgttttctcgttttttttttcgatttttcatggtaaaatcgtttttgaagaagaagaagcagcagaagatgaggaggagaaagagaaagagttctgaattatgcataagatgtacttcaacgaattttgggtgtattttcttaaatcctttgggtgtattttctgtaaccCTTTGGGTGTATTCCTATAATTGTTTGGGTGAATTCTTGTAACCGTTTGGatgtattttctgtaatcctttgggtatatttctgtaatcatttgggtgtatttgagtgatatctgactgatatctatgggtgtatctgactcatatctatgggtgtatcttactgatatctataggtgtatttttcatttcagaaaaaatggcaagcattacagaaatacacccaaacgattacataaaatacacccaagagattacagaaatacacccaaacgattacataaaatacacccaagagattacaaaaatacacccaaacggttacaggaattcaccACACCCAAAAtcatgcataattcagaactctttctctttctcctcctcatcttctgctacttcttcttcttcaaaaataatttcagagcttgatgtcaaaaaataatagaaatcgagaataacgaaaaaagaaaacagagagaaaagcacgtaaatgaagaaggagaaagagaaggcaagaaacaaaagaaaagaagaagaagaagaagaggaagaggaagaagaacgtgcagcaagaagaagaagaatgtgcAATGAAAACGTGCCGTAACAGTATGTGGAGGAACTAACGTCAACGACGAAGAACAAACCAGTGAGAAAGGAGGAGAAAAGAACGatcgaaaaagaaggagaagaagaagggatgTAGCGCGTGTAAGGGATGTAGCACTTGCAGCGAATTTTGAGGGCTAGAGTTTAATTGACTTGTAATACTTACAAGCCCTAATCGCTTGTACGCAGAGTTTTTCTCTTGTAGGAAATCAATAGGACTGAAAGTGAGTTAAGTTAGTTCATGAATCAGCTCAAATTTGACTCATTAATAGCTTGATAAGCTGAATTCGTAAACTGATGATTTGAAATTGAGCTTGGATTtgagctcataaattaaatgagtcAAACTTGAGTTTAAATAAGTTCAGCTCATTAGCTCGTGAGCTGactcaattatatatataatattaaaagtatagATTAAATGCATATAGGATATgcatattaataatttaatatatatatatatatatatatatatatatatatatatagtaatatataattttacatatatattaatatttttaattgtttaaaattttatagtcatattttatatataattttgttgtaggacatgaataaaaaatttataattgatagatagacaatatattaaattttttaaaatagttttaatatatataagttataatttattgatatagaattatagattatATTCGTATTATTTGAGCCAGTTCGTGAGCTTTTGTTGAGTCGAATTTGAGCTTACGAAATAGGTTCAATTGTTAATGAATCAAGTCATGAGCTAACCTTAATTTTTGTGAGTTGAGTTTGAGTTTGGTCTAGCTCGACTCACTTTCAGTCCTAGTTACCAATATAAAATACACgttgaaatataaataattaaatacacattgaaaataaattaaatcacacatgtatttatacaaaaatacattagtaattgattttaacgactaattttagtgtacaaataacattttaaaatattcaCATAgcaattttttcataaaatccTTTTACTCGTCTCTCACAGTTACTAAAAAAAGTTACTGTAAGACCCAATTTTTTCCTTTCCATTGTTGTCGATCTTTTGAAATTGGAGGGAGCTACTAAGGATATTTATGGCTTTGACTATTTCAAATACTCGGTCGAGTCCAATTGGTTTagatcaaatttaatttaatttcatcGTGATTTAAGTTATATTCGAAGTCTAAAAATTTAGTCTGATTAAATCATTCAATCGGATTAGACCTAATGTTCAGATTATTTGGCCAAGTCTGATTGAtcccaaaaaaaatatatattctctGGTGGAAAAAATATATAGAACCAAAAAATTACCAGccaaaaactaaataaaatcacattaatttatattaataattaattttaaattttttaaattcaaaatttaaaaaattaaaaattgattaactaaacctaattaaaacctataaaaaccttccttttctctctctcacaTTAATCTACCCACATCTAACAATCACATACACAGATCTCTCTCTTACCGTCAGGCTCTCTCCGCCTTCCCACCGCAACTCACTCCTCCGATCGCTTCTGCTTCTAGTCGGAACTGTCTTTACCAGATCGGGAGCTTGTGAACCTTATGTTCGGACTCGGGTTCGAGTCTCAGAGTTTCCGCATAGGCCTGAGACCGATTGTGCTATCTAAGGAGGCGATGGAGGCCATCAATGATGAGCCGGTTTGTCCGAGGCCATTCAGTTTTGACTTTGAGCATCCAACATGCACCGAAGAGGATGTCAAGGAGCTCATATGGAGGGAATCTGTCAAGTTCAATCCAGATCCACCTTCTCACTAATTGATTTCTGTTACCACATAAATACCATCATCATCCTATGTAGATGATTTGCTAGGGACAACAAACTTCTCTTCCTTTGTAATCTTAGACTTAAATGTCACCAACCAGGTTATAAACAAAATTTCTCGTGGATGTTACAAGcatttaaacaaaaatataaaaaaaaatattcatttaatatgaaaaaaaatattctaatacttaacaaaagaaatatctaattatattttagtaaaaataattaaatatctgtaaaattttaaaaaaatatgaaacttttaaagaaatagaagcattcacatttgcaatacaaaaaaattcgaaaattatataaaagaacatccatttagtatgaaaaagaaacattctgaTACTTAGCAGAAAAAATATCCATATATATTAATTCGTAAAAATTTTGGAttcaccaaaa
This sequence is a window from Arachis stenosperma cultivar V10309 chromosome 10, arast.V10309.gnm1.PFL2, whole genome shotgun sequence. Protein-coding genes within it:
- the LOC130954041 gene encoding uncharacterized protein LOC130954041; translation: MDREWGSKPGSGGAASAQNEAIDRRERLRRLALETIDLAKDPYFMRNHLGSYECKLCLTLHNNEGNYLAHTQGKRHQTNLAKRAAREAKDAPAQPQPHKRKVSVRKTVKIGRPGYRVTKQYDPETKQRSLLFQIEYPEIEDLTKPRHRFMSSYEQRVQPFDKRYQYLLFAAEPYEIIAFKVPSTEIDKSTPKFFSHWDPDSKMFTLQLYFKSKPPEANKPQPPSTANGTAAPGVPPRPMPPPPQAPPPPPPPPQGLPPGAPIGNPPRAPPPPMPGSLPPPPPMANGPRPAPPGGMPSIPPPPPVGSGTSGGFNMGSRPPSMPPPPQGFPSQQMQNQGVRMPPPPPNMGQ